A section of the Veillonella criceti genome encodes:
- the mscL gene encoding large conductance mechanosensitive channel protein MscL: MKEFIKGFKEFALRGNVIDLAVGVVIGAAFGKIVASLVSDIIMPPIGLILGGVDFSDFFISLTGEQAATLAEAKAAGIPVIAYGSFLNSLIQFLIVAFAIYLVIKQVNRLFPKKEEVKEDPTLCPFCKQEVAEDATRCPHCTSEITPVVKNS; encoded by the coding sequence ATGAAAGAATTTATTAAAGGTTTCAAAGAGTTTGCCTTACGTGGCAATGTAATTGACTTGGCAGTCGGTGTTGTTATTGGTGCTGCTTTCGGTAAAATCGTAGCATCATTAGTAAGCGATATTATTATGCCACCTATCGGCTTAATCCTTGGCGGTGTAGACTTCTCTGATTTCTTCATCAGTTTAACCGGCGAACAAGCAGCTACTCTAGCTGAAGCCAAAGCCGCTGGTATTCCAGTTATCGCATACGGTAGCTTCTTAAACTCTCTAATTCAATTCTTAATTGTCGCATTTGCTATTTACTTAGTAATCAAACAAGTAAATCGCTTATTCCCTAAGAAAGAAGAAGTTAAAGAAGATCCAACCCTTTGCCCATTCTGTAAACAAGAAGTGGCTGAAGATGCAACTCGTTGTCCACATTGTACATCTGAAATCACCCCTGTTGTAAAAAATTCTTAA
- the cytX gene encoding putative hydroxymethylpyrimidine transporter CytX, which yields MSTTTTPKTKLLSHSLLWFGAALSIAEIFTGTLFAPLGFSQGLWAIILGHLIGGCLFFLAGLIGAQTERSAMETVRIGFGHTGASGFALANVLQLIGWTTVMIITGAAATDAIYPLSTTIWSLIIGGLIILWLLLGFTNLTRLNLVAVTLLFILTVWLSFIIFDPQSVIATTLQLNDEQTLSFGAAVELATAMPLSWLPLVSDYTRHAERPVAATILSTITYTIVSIWMYVIGLGSALYAGETDIAAVMLKTGLGLWPLLIIIFATVTTTYLDAFSAGVSAISIWPQLSEKTTAIIFTIIGIILAIFIPMTEYENFLFLIGSVFTPMIAILFTQYFLLKQDASGRKFYLPNLVLWLLGFILYRNVLTYETPLGTTFPVMITIACLTYIVGKWLTPISKKVNN from the coding sequence ATGAGTACAACAACTACACCAAAAACAAAACTTTTATCACACAGCTTATTATGGTTTGGCGCTGCCTTATCTATCGCTGAAATTTTTACTGGTACCCTCTTTGCACCATTAGGTTTTAGCCAAGGTCTATGGGCTATTATTCTAGGTCATTTAATTGGGGGCTGTCTATTTTTCTTAGCTGGACTTATTGGTGCGCAAACAGAACGTAGTGCTATGGAAACAGTACGTATTGGCTTTGGTCATACAGGCGCTTCAGGTTTTGCCCTCGCTAACGTATTACAACTCATTGGCTGGACAACCGTTATGATTATAACTGGCGCAGCTGCGACAGATGCCATTTATCCATTGAGTACTACTATCTGGTCTCTCATTATTGGCGGACTTATTATACTTTGGTTGCTACTAGGTTTCACCAATTTAACTCGACTAAACCTTGTAGCTGTTACATTATTATTTATCCTCACAGTTTGGCTCAGTTTTATTATCTTTGATCCCCAATCAGTTATAGCTACTACCTTACAATTAAATGATGAGCAAACGCTATCTTTTGGCGCTGCTGTTGAATTAGCTACGGCGATGCCTTTATCTTGGTTGCCCTTAGTCTCTGACTATACGCGCCATGCTGAACGGCCTGTAGCTGCCACTATACTGAGTACCATAACCTATACAATTGTTAGCATTTGGATGTATGTAATTGGTCTTGGTTCCGCCCTTTATGCTGGTGAAACCGACATTGCCGCCGTCATGTTAAAAACAGGTCTCGGCCTCTGGCCTCTCCTTATCATTATCTTTGCTACAGTCACTACAACCTACTTAGATGCCTTTTCAGCGGGTGTAAGTGCCATTAGCATTTGGCCCCAATTATCTGAAAAAACAACAGCTATTATCTTTACAATAATTGGCATTATCTTGGCCATTTTCATACCAATGACAGAATATGAAAACTTCCTATTTCTTATTGGTTCTGTATTCACGCCCATGATTGCGATTCTCTTTACCCAATACTTTCTCCTTAAGCAGGATGCATCTGGGCGTAAATTTTACCTTCCTAACTTAGTCCTTTGGCTACTAGGTTTTATATTATATCGTAATGTACTCACTTATGAAACGCCCTTAGGCACAACCTTCCCTGTAATGATTACTATTGCTTGTCTTACTTATATAGTAGGCAAATGGTTGACGCCTATCTCAAAGAAGGTTAACAATTAA
- the thiW gene encoding energy coupling factor transporter S component ThiW yields the protein MNSSSSNVKKVTIASLLIAVAVVGSTFSFPVGISKCAPVQHMVNILCAVFLGRYAGVSVAFCASTLRLLLGLGSILAYPGSMFGALLAGLVYHRTGSLLLTLGAEVFGTGILGGLSAYPLAILVLGKTAGQIAFYTYVVPFLVSTIGGSLLAGILLFTLRRTGALQNLQQHTL from the coding sequence ATGAATTCATCTTCAAGTAATGTAAAAAAAGTAACCATAGCTAGTTTATTAATCGCCGTAGCTGTTGTAGGCAGTACCTTTTCCTTTCCTGTAGGAATTAGTAAATGTGCGCCTGTACAACATATGGTCAACATTCTCTGCGCTGTTTTCTTAGGCCGTTATGCCGGCGTTAGCGTTGCTTTTTGTGCCAGTACACTACGTCTATTACTCGGTTTAGGGAGTATTTTAGCGTATCCTGGTAGCATGTTTGGTGCCCTCTTGGCCGGCCTTGTATATCATCGGACAGGCAGTCTATTACTCACCTTAGGGGCCGAAGTCTTCGGTACTGGTATTTTAGGTGGTTTATCTGCTTATCCATTAGCCATTTTAGTGCTTGGTAAAACAGCCGGACAAATAGCGTTTTATACTTACGTGGTTCCTTTTTTGGTTTCTACCATAGGTGGCTCCCTATTGGCTGGAATTTTGCTCTTCACATTACGTCGTACCGGAGCCTTACAGAACTTACAACAACATACCTTATAA
- a CDS encoding GNAT family N-acetyltransferase, which yields MNLVFKKITTDDIAKLQQIAKDTFRETFGHHNTDAELAAYFNTAFSHETLTKEVLNPESQHYFAILDGTIAGYLKLNQGAAQTEQELENAFEVQRIYVLQAFQGQGLGKFLFEKALQLACETDCEWVWLGVWDQNYKAQRFYAKYQFERFGEHQFPVADKVDTDWLLRRSVASLQAQFGNK from the coding sequence ATGAATCTTGTATTTAAGAAGATTACCACAGATGATATTGCAAAATTACAACAAATTGCTAAGGATACATTTAGAGAAACCTTTGGTCATCACAATACAGACGCTGAATTAGCGGCGTATTTCAATACAGCCTTTAGTCATGAGACCTTGACTAAAGAGGTACTGAATCCAGAATCTCAGCATTACTTTGCCATTTTAGATGGCACCATAGCAGGGTATTTGAAATTAAATCAGGGGGCGGCCCAAACAGAACAAGAATTAGAGAATGCCTTTGAGGTACAACGCATCTATGTGTTGCAAGCGTTTCAGGGGCAAGGTTTAGGAAAATTCTTGTTTGAAAAAGCACTACAATTGGCCTGTGAAACTGATTGCGAATGGGTTTGGTTAGGCGTTTGGGATCAAAATTATAAAGCACAACGTTTTTATGCGAAATATCAATTTGAACGCTTTGGTGAGCATCAGTTTCCCGTGGCAGATAAAGTAGATACGGATTGGTTATTGCGCCGTTCGGTCGCATCGTTGCAGGCACAATTTGGAAATAAATAA
- a CDS encoding PTS fructose transporter subunit IIABC → MKITDLLKKQSIQLNASPSTKDEAICHLADLMEASGNLRNKEQYIKDVLIREESGSTGLGMGLATPHAKSIGVKAPGLAAMTVPAGMDFESLDGEPSRLFFMIAAPEGEADTHVQVLANLATLIMDPAFKEALIKAQTVEGFLALIDVKEADQFKPKMTETEALAIVEQNVTPATTAAPQTTDTATNVTLANHYQVLAVTACPTGIAHTAMAAEALSRTAADMGISIKVEQNGASGVKDALTADDIAQADCIIVAADKSVPMARFNGKPLIQVKVADGINKAKELLTEATSGQAAIYKANGEDNTSSTVTANDSIGRQIYKHLMNGVSHMLPFVIGGGILIALAFLFDDFNPADPSKFGSGTELAAFFMKIGGASFSFMLPVLAGFIGMSIADRPGLAVGFVGGYLANAGGSGFLGALLAGFVAGYLMLLLKKAFSGLPHTLEGIKPVLLYPVLGVLLMGIIITFIINPPVGALNESLMNALKSMNTSSRVVIGLIFAGMMAVDMGGPVNKAAYVIGTGLLATGEYGVMAAVMAGGMVPPLAIALCTTFFPNRFTPAERKSGITNYIMGLSFITEGAIPFAAADPIRVIPSCIIGAAVAGALSMAFECTLRAPHGGIFVVPTIGNPLMYLGAILIGSVVTALLLAILKKPLKD, encoded by the coding sequence ATGAAAATTACGGACTTATTAAAAAAGCAATCCATTCAATTAAACGCTTCACCAAGTACAAAAGATGAAGCCATTTGTCACTTAGCGGATTTAATGGAGGCCAGTGGCAACTTACGAAACAAAGAACAATATATAAAAGATGTCCTTATTCGTGAAGAATCTGGTTCCACCGGCCTTGGTATGGGACTTGCCACCCCACATGCCAAAAGCATTGGTGTAAAGGCGCCTGGCTTAGCCGCTATGACCGTCCCTGCCGGTATGGACTTTGAAAGCCTTGATGGTGAGCCCTCACGACTATTTTTCATGATTGCCGCCCCTGAAGGTGAAGCGGATACCCATGTGCAGGTGCTTGCCAATTTAGCGACCCTCATCATGGATCCAGCTTTTAAAGAAGCGCTAATTAAAGCACAAACGGTAGAAGGATTCCTGGCACTAATCGATGTTAAAGAAGCCGACCAATTCAAACCCAAAATGACAGAAACAGAAGCCTTAGCGATAGTTGAACAAAATGTAACACCAGCTACTACAGCGGCGCCACAAACAACCGACACCGCTACCAATGTAACCTTAGCCAATCACTATCAAGTACTAGCAGTAACGGCTTGCCCTACAGGCATTGCCCATACGGCAATGGCAGCCGAAGCATTAAGCCGCACAGCCGCTGATATGGGTATTTCTATTAAAGTAGAACAAAATGGCGCTAGTGGTGTTAAAGATGCTCTTACCGCTGACGACATTGCGCAAGCAGACTGTATTATTGTTGCGGCTGATAAAAGTGTTCCCATGGCCCGTTTCAATGGTAAACCACTCATCCAAGTAAAAGTAGCCGATGGTATTAATAAAGCCAAAGAACTCCTTACAGAGGCCACAAGTGGTCAAGCCGCAATTTATAAAGCAAACGGCGAAGACAATACAAGTAGTACCGTAACAGCTAACGACAGCATTGGACGTCAAATCTACAAACATCTAATGAACGGTGTTTCTCACATGCTCCCGTTCGTTATTGGCGGTGGTATTCTTATTGCACTGGCCTTCCTATTTGATGATTTTAATCCAGCTGACCCAAGTAAATTCGGTTCTGGTACAGAACTAGCCGCCTTCTTTATGAAAATTGGTGGTGCTTCCTTTAGTTTCATGCTTCCTGTATTAGCTGGTTTCATCGGCATGAGTATTGCTGACCGCCCAGGATTGGCTGTTGGTTTTGTCGGTGGCTATCTAGCCAATGCTGGGGGATCTGGTTTCTTAGGAGCACTATTAGCTGGTTTTGTGGCTGGTTATTTAATGCTTCTATTGAAAAAAGCCTTCTCTGGTTTACCACATACATTAGAAGGTATCAAACCTGTATTACTCTATCCCGTACTTGGTGTTCTTCTCATGGGTATTATTATTACCTTCATCATTAACCCACCAGTAGGTGCTTTAAACGAGAGTTTAATGAATGCCTTAAAAAGTATGAACACAAGTAGTCGTGTGGTTATCGGCTTAATCTTTGCTGGTATGATGGCTGTTGACATGGGTGGCCCTGTTAATAAAGCAGCCTATGTAATTGGCACTGGCTTATTAGCTACCGGCGAATATGGCGTCATGGCCGCTGTTATGGCAGGTGGTATGGTTCCTCCATTAGCTATCGCGCTTTGCACAACCTTCTTCCCAAATCGTTTCACCCCTGCTGAACGAAAATCAGGGATTACAAACTACATTATGGGCTTATCCTTTATTACAGAAGGCGCTATTCCTTTTGCTGCCGCTGATCCTATTCGCGTAATCCCATCTTGTATTATCGGTGCCGCTGTAGCTGGTGCATTATCTATGGCCTTTGAATGCACTTTACGAGCTCCTCATGGTGGTATCTTCGTAGTACCTACAATCGGTAATCCATTAATGTACTTAGGTGCTATTCTCATTGGTTCTGTAGTAACAGCACTTCTGTTAGCTATTCTAAAAAAACCACTAAAAGACTAA
- the pfkB gene encoding 1-phosphofructokinase produces the protein MIYTVTFNPSLDYIMRLHTFQPNGVNRTYDDFIVAGGKGINVSIVLRHLGHDNTALGFIAGFTGDEIIRQVKQEGCKEAFVRLKTGTSRINVKLKSQGETEINAQGPTITEEDVATLYQQLDSLVDGDILILSGSIPKGLPNTMYRQIMERLQTRKIQIIVDATQDLLMNVLAYKPFLIKPNHHELESVFNTTFETEEDIIKAARQLQAKGARNVLVSRAGDGAILLDEHGQVRTKKVPQGTLVNSVGSGDSMVAGFLAGYLESKGDYDKALAMGVAAGSASAFQEWLANRADIEALL, from the coding sequence ATGATTTATACGGTAACATTTAACCCGTCCTTGGACTATATCATGCGCCTGCACACCTTTCAACCAAACGGTGTCAATCGTACTTACGATGATTTTATCGTAGCGGGGGGCAAAGGTATCAATGTATCCATCGTGTTGCGCCATCTTGGTCATGACAATACAGCCCTAGGCTTTATTGCTGGTTTTACCGGTGACGAAATCATCCGTCAAGTAAAACAAGAAGGCTGTAAAGAAGCCTTTGTCCGTTTAAAAACAGGTACTTCACGCATAAATGTAAAACTCAAAAGCCAAGGTGAAACAGAAATCAATGCGCAAGGCCCTACCATTACTGAAGAGGACGTAGCCACACTATATCAGCAATTAGATTCATTAGTAGATGGTGATATTCTCATCTTATCAGGCAGTATCCCTAAAGGATTACCTAACACTATGTATCGCCAAATTATGGAGCGCTTACAAACTCGTAAGATTCAAATTATAGTAGATGCCACACAAGACTTACTCATGAATGTATTAGCCTATAAACCATTCTTAATCAAACCCAATCATCATGAATTAGAAAGTGTATTTAATACTACCTTTGAAACGGAAGAAGATATTATTAAGGCCGCTCGTCAATTACAAGCTAAAGGGGCCCGCAATGTATTAGTATCTCGTGCTGGCGATGGTGCCATTTTATTAGATGAGCACGGACAAGTGCGTACCAAAAAAGTCCCACAAGGAACACTCGTCAATTCCGTAGGGTCTGGTGACTCTATGGTCGCTGGATTCTTAGCCGGTTACCTAGAATCAAAAGGAGACTACGATAAAGCCCTTGCCATGGGTGTCGCCGCTGGTTCAGCGTCCGCCTTTCAAGAGTGGCTAGCTAATCGAGCTGACATAGAAGCATTACTGTAG
- a CDS encoding DeoR/GlpR family DNA-binding transcription regulator: MLSEERQSLILDRLRTKRAVTVQELVQDLDSSAATIRRDLTELHNKGLLQKVHGGAVSCDVDYFTTEPDMNTKANLFTDEKEAIAREAASLIEDHDFVFIDAGTTTERILPYVKAQNVTFVTNGTSHAAFLAARHGRVILLGGQVKAVTGAIIGDTALQQLDVFNFTKGFFGANGVSVKGGYSTPDPAEAAIKTKAMHHCHHAYVLCDSSKFDKISPITFAPLESATIITTHVKGAYSSYTEVREVLP; encoded by the coding sequence ATGTTATCTGAAGAACGCCAATCTTTAATTCTCGATCGACTTCGTACTAAACGAGCCGTTACTGTCCAAGAATTAGTGCAAGACTTAGATTCTTCGGCGGCCACTATTCGCCGTGACTTAACAGAACTACATAACAAAGGTTTGTTACAAAAAGTTCATGGCGGTGCTGTCAGTTGTGATGTAGATTATTTCACTACAGAACCTGACATGAATACCAAAGCCAATCTATTCACGGACGAAAAAGAAGCCATTGCCCGCGAAGCTGCTAGTCTCATTGAAGACCACGATTTTGTATTCATTGATGCCGGTACAACGACAGAACGTATTTTACCTTATGTAAAAGCCCAAAATGTAACCTTTGTTACCAACGGAACCTCCCATGCCGCCTTCTTAGCTGCGCGACACGGCCGGGTCATTTTGCTTGGTGGCCAAGTCAAAGCTGTAACAGGTGCGATTATTGGCGACACCGCCTTACAACAATTAGACGTATTTAACTTTACCAAAGGATTCTTTGGGGCGAATGGGGTAAGTGTAAAAGGCGGTTATAGTACACCTGATCCAGCAGAAGCCGCCATTAAAACAAAAGCTATGCATCACTGTCATCATGCTTACGTTCTATGTGATTCTTCTAAGTTTGATAAAATTTCCCCCATTACGTTTGCCCCTTTAGAAAGTGCGACTATTATTACAACACACGTAAAAGGCGCCTATTCATCCTATACAGAAGTGAGAGAGGTATTACCATGA
- the bioD gene encoding dethiobiotin synthase, whose amino-acid sequence MAQEVQSKGLFVVGTGTDVGKTYITGLLVKALREGGYKAGYYKAAVSGAPSIADSDAGYVNKVANMGAPEDTLLSYLYDHAVSPHLAAQWEGNPVEQSVVTAAFEAAKERYEYVTMEGSGGIMCPLRYDEIDQIFLEDVIQWFHLPTVLVAHAGLGTINATVLTIEYLRARQIPVKGVILNYYTNSPMEQDNKKMIETLTGVPVIACVPEGASDLGVSADSLATLYDEV is encoded by the coding sequence ATGGCACAAGAAGTACAGAGTAAGGGTTTGTTTGTTGTCGGTACAGGTACGGATGTAGGAAAGACATATATAACAGGTCTACTGGTGAAAGCTTTGCGTGAGGGAGGCTATAAAGCTGGTTATTATAAAGCCGCTGTTAGTGGGGCGCCTTCTATTGCCGACAGTGATGCAGGTTATGTCAATAAAGTAGCTAATATGGGGGCTCCTGAGGATACTTTATTATCGTATTTATATGACCATGCTGTATCACCTCATTTAGCGGCTCAGTGGGAAGGCAATCCGGTAGAACAAAGTGTAGTAACGGCTGCTTTTGAAGCGGCTAAAGAGCGTTATGAGTATGTAACGATGGAGGGCAGTGGTGGTATTATGTGTCCTCTTCGCTATGATGAAATTGATCAGATTTTCTTAGAAGATGTGATTCAATGGTTTCATTTGCCGACTGTATTAGTGGCTCATGCAGGGCTTGGTACGATTAATGCGACTGTATTGACGATTGAATATTTACGTGCCCGTCAGATTCCTGTAAAAGGTGTGATTTTAAATTATTACACTAATAGTCCTATGGAACAGGATAATAAGAAAATGATTGAAACATTAACCGGAGTCCCTGTTATCGCTTGTGTACCAGAAGGGGCCAGTGACTTAGGTGTCAGTGCGGATTCATTAGCAACTTTATATGATGAAGTATGA
- the bioA gene encoding adenosylmethionine--8-amino-7-oxononanoate transaminase produces MKSQVWVEKDLAHIWHPCSQMKDYETLPPIVIDHGKGSYLYDVDGKEYIDIISSWWCNLLGHCNPKINQAIKEQLDTLEHVIFANLSHKPAITLAEKLVEILPKGLNKLHFNDNGSGAVECALKVAFQYQYQTGHPERQKFMCLSESYHGETMGALAVGSMDLFAKMYQPMLMETIHTEAPDCYRCPYNKTRETCDCECFVHMEENFAKHSHELAAVIVEPIVQGCAGMRIYPPAYLKKLRALCDEYGVLLIADEIATGFGRTGKMFACDHAGITPDIMTISKALTGGYMPMSIMAVTDAIYDAFYADYFEYKAFMHSHTYSGNPLGCAAALATIDILQHDGVMEEAKDKAVFLHNALQEALGNHPNVGEIRHIGLINAIELVKDPKTKEPLPSKARTGYEIYKKALDRGLLLRPLGDILYFNPALTTREDTLEEAIRRTVASFDDVLG; encoded by the coding sequence ATGAAATCACAAGTGTGGGTAGAAAAAGATTTAGCGCATATCTGGCATCCTTGTTCTCAGATGAAAGATTATGAAACATTGCCACCGATTGTTATTGACCATGGTAAAGGTTCTTATTTGTATGATGTGGATGGTAAAGAATATATAGATATTATCAGCTCATGGTGGTGCAATTTATTAGGCCATTGTAATCCTAAAATTAATCAGGCAATCAAAGAGCAACTAGATACTTTGGAGCATGTTATTTTTGCTAACTTGAGTCATAAACCAGCGATTACTTTGGCTGAAAAGTTAGTTGAAATTTTACCGAAAGGGTTGAATAAATTACATTTTAATGACAATGGTTCGGGGGCTGTAGAATGCGCGCTTAAAGTGGCGTTTCAGTATCAGTACCAGACGGGTCATCCAGAACGACAGAAGTTTATGTGCCTTAGTGAAAGCTATCATGGTGAAACGATGGGGGCTTTAGCTGTGGGGAGTATGGATTTATTTGCTAAAATGTATCAGCCTATGTTGATGGAAACAATTCATACAGAAGCACCTGATTGTTATCGTTGTCCTTATAATAAAACGCGTGAAACTTGTGATTGTGAATGCTTCGTCCATATGGAAGAAAATTTTGCTAAGCATAGTCATGAGTTAGCGGCTGTAATTGTAGAGCCAATTGTGCAAGGTTGCGCAGGGATGCGTATATATCCACCAGCATATCTCAAAAAATTACGCGCTCTTTGTGATGAATATGGTGTATTACTGATTGCCGATGAAATTGCAACGGGGTTTGGTCGTACAGGTAAAATGTTTGCTTGTGATCATGCCGGTATTACGCCTGATATTATGACTATTTCAAAGGCCTTAACAGGTGGTTATATGCCAATGTCCATTATGGCTGTTACAGATGCGATTTATGATGCTTTTTATGCTGATTATTTCGAATATAAAGCGTTTATGCATAGCCATACTTATAGTGGTAATCCATTGGGCTGTGCTGCCGCCTTAGCGACTATTGATATATTGCAACATGATGGTGTTATGGAAGAAGCGAAGGATAAAGCAGTTTTTCTTCATAATGCGTTGCAAGAAGCCTTAGGCAATCATCCTAATGTAGGTGAAATTCGTCACATTGGTCTTATTAATGCCATTGAATTAGTAAAAGATCCTAAGACAAAGGAACCATTACCAAGTAAGGCTCGTACAGGCTATGAAATTTATAAAAAAGCATTGGACAGAGGTTTGTTATTACGGCCATTAGGTGATATTTTATATTTTAATCCAGCTTTGACAACTCGTGAGGACACCTTAGAAGAAGCCATTCGACGGACAGTAGCTTCCTTTGATGATGTGTTGGGTTAA